From Rana temporaria chromosome 7, aRanTem1.1, whole genome shotgun sequence, the proteins below share one genomic window:
- the LOC120945701 gene encoding olfactory receptor 2A12-like has protein sequence MRNLTKITYLTLVGLSDHPLTMNGLFVFFLLIYLMTLITNLLIFFLVLTDYNLHNPMYFFLANLAFLDMSYSSVTAPRMLFDLVTKSRSISIPACIAQVFFYLSFACSELLLLSTMSYDRYIAICHPLHYKLIMSWRVCTRMASLVWVAACSASLVHTLFLLRLSFCRTSSIHNFFCDLPHLYQISCTDPFINTVVEFLEGCIIGLGAFLLTFLPYVYIFRTILRIRSKTGKRKAFSTCTSHLTVVFIFYGSLIFIYFVPSSSDMITLNKLFAVISSLINPLLNPLIYSLRNKDLMEALLRFYYHLKLIQAS, from the coding sequence ATGCGGAATCTTACAAAGATTACATATCTTACTCTTGTGGGTCTATCAGACCATCCACTGACCATGAATGGACTTTTTGTGTTCTTCCTTCTCATCTATCTGATGACTCTTATCACAAACCTTCTTATATTTTTCTTGGTCCTCACTGACTACAATCTGCACAacccaatgtatttttttcttgccaaCTTGGCATTTCTGGACATGTCCTATTCATCAGTGACGGCACCAAGGATGCTCTTTGATTTGGTCACAAAAAGCCGATCAATATCCATTCCTGCCTGTATAGCCCAAGTCTTTTTCTACCTCTCCTTTGCTTGCTCAGAACTCTTATTGCTCTCAACTATGTCCTACGATCGCTACATTGCCATCTGCCACCCCCTACATTACAAACTAATTATGTCTTGGAGGGTCTGCACTCGTATGGCCTCTTTAGTCTGGGTTGCAGCATGTTCTGCCTCTTTGGTTCATACTTTATTTTTGCTCAGGTTGTCCTTCTGCAGAACATCTTCCATCCACAACTTCTTTTGTGACCTTCCACATTTATATCAAATTTCATGTACTGACCCCTTCATAAACACGGTGGTTGAATTCTTAGAAGGCTGTATTATTGGATTAGGAGCCTTTCTCCTGACCTTTCTTCCCTATGTCTATATTTTCAGGACCATCCTCAGAATCCGTAGCAAGACTGGAAAGAGGAAAGCCTTCTCCACCTGCACATCACACCTCACCGTGGTCTTCATCTTCTATGGCTCcttaatttttatttactttgttcCCTCCTCCAGTGATATGATCACATTAAACAAACTGTTTGCAGTCATATCTTCCCTCATTAACCCCTTGCTGAATCCTCTGATCTACAGCCTGAGGAACAAAGATCTCATGGAGGCACTGCTGAGGTTTTATTATCACTTGAAATTAATTCAGGCATCATGA
- the LOC120945700 gene encoding olfactory receptor 2A12-like, with the protein MNGLFVFFLLIYLMTLITNLLIFFLVLSDYNLHNPMYFFLANLAFLDMSYSSVTAPRMLFDLVTKSRSISIPACITQVFFYVSLACSELLLLSAMSYDRYIAICHPLHYKLIMSWRVCTHMASLVWVAAYSHSLVHTLLLLRLSFCRTSSIHNFFCDLPHLYQISCTDPFINTVVEFIEGCIIGLGAFLLTFLSYVYIFRTILRIRSKIGKRKAFSTCTSHLTVVFIFYGSLIFIYFVPSSSDMITLNKLFTVISALINPLLNPLIYSLRNKDLMAALMRFYYHLKLIQAS; encoded by the coding sequence ATGAATGGACTTTTTGTGTTCTTCCTTCTCATCTATCTGATGACTCTTATCACAAACCTTCTTATATTTTTCTTGGTCCTCAGTGACTACAATCTGCACAacccaatgtatttttttcttgccaaCTTGGCATTTCTGGACATGTCCTATTCATCAGTGACGGCACCAAGGATGCTCTTTGATTTGGTCACAAAAAGCCGATCAATATCCATTCCTGCCTGTATAACCCAAGTCTTTTTCTATGTCTCCTTAGCTTGCTCAGAACTCTTATTGCTCTCGGCTATGTCCTACGACCGATACATTGCCATCTGCCACCCCCTACATTACAAACTAATTATGTCTTGGAGGGTCTGTACTCATATGGCCTCTTTAGTCTGGGTTGCAGCATATTCACACTCTTTGGTTCATACTTTACTTTTGCTCAGGTTGTCCTTCTGCAGAACATCTTCCATCCACAACTTCTTTTGTGACCTTCCACACTTATATCAAATTTCATGTACTGACCCCTTCATAAACACGGTGGTTGAATTCATAGAAGGCTGTATTATTGGATTAGGAGCCTTTCTTCTGACCTTTCTTTCCTATGTCTATATTTTCAGGACCATCCTCAGAATCCGTAGCAAGATTGGAAAGAGGAAAGCCTTCTCCACCTGCACATCACACCTCACTGTGGTCTTCATCTTCTATGGCTCcttaatttttatttactttgttcCATCTTCCAGTGATATGATCACATTAAACAAACTGTTTACAGTCATATCTGCCCTCATTAACCCATTGCTGAATCCTCTGATCTACAGCCTGAGGAACAAGGACCTTATGGCGGCACTTATGAGGTTTTATTATCACTTGAAATTAATTCAGGCATCATGA
- the LOC120945698 gene encoding olfactory receptor 2A12-like has product MNGLFVVFLLIYLMTLITNLLIFFLILTDYNLHNPMYFFLANLAFLDMSYSSVTAPRMLFDLVTKTRSISIPACIAQVFFYLFFACSEILLLSAMSYDRYIAICHPLHYKIIMSWRVCTRLASLSWFAGWSLSLVYILFLLRLSFCRTSSIHNFFCDLPYLFQITCTDTFINMMVVFVVGCGFGLGAFLFTFLPYVYIFSTILRIRSKTGKRKAFSTCTSHLTVVFIFYGSFIFIYLVPTSSDMVNLNKLFSVISALINPLLNPLIYSLRNKDLMEALLRSYYHLRLIQASF; this is encoded by the coding sequence ATGAATGGACTTTTTGTGGTCTTCCTTCTCATCTATCTGATGACTCTTATCACAAACCTTCTTATATTTTTCTTGATCCTCACTGACTACAATCTGCACAacccaatgtatttttttcttgccaaCTTGGCATTTCTGGACATGTCCTATTCATCAGTGACGGCACCAAGGATGCTCTTTGATTTGGTCACAAAAACCCGATCAATATCCATTCCTGCCTGTATAGCCCAAGTCTTTTTCTACCTCTTCTTTGCTTGCTCAGAAATTTTATTGCTCTCGGCGATGTCCTACGACCGCTACATTGCCATCTGCCACCCCCTACATTACAAAATAATTATGTCTTGGAGGGTCTGTACTCGTCTGGCCTCTCTGTCCTGGTTTGCAGGGTGGTCTCTCTCTTtggtttatattttatttttgctcaGGTTGTCCTTCTGCAGAACATCTTCCATCCACAACTTCTTTTGTGACCTTCCATACCTTTTTCAAATTACATGTACTGACACCTTCATAAACATGATGGTCGTATTTGTAGTAGGCTGTGGTTTTGGATTGGGAGCCTTCCTTTTCACCTTTCTTCCCTATGTCTATATTTTTAGTACCATCCTCAGAATCCGTAGCAAGACTGGAAAGAGGAAAGCATTCTCCACCTGCACATCACACCTCACCGTGGTCTTCATCTTTTATGgctcctttatttttatttacttggtACCCACTTCCAGTGATATGGTCAATTTAAACAAACTGTTTTCAGTCATATCTGCCCTCATTAACCCATTGCTGAATCCTCTGATCTACAGCCTGAGGAACAAGGACCTTATGGAGGCACTGCTGAGGTCTTATTATCACTTAAGGTTAATTCAGGCGTCATTctga